From a single Spongiibacter taiwanensis genomic region:
- a CDS encoding efflux RND transporter permease subunit, translating to MANQATKLVDIVDQLLANIARWAVNHRLLVVLFSLTLLGGGLFFAGKVQTDNSLDAYFDKADPAYIAYEEYLDQFHSDEVSYLLYRVPDRPHGPFNYEAMQQIASLTAALENEVPFLREVTSLTNVEFIRADGDSITIDELMIDFPDNQSTLLELRESVLDKPIYVNYLINQDASYGAIILEMSRSSVDTLDDIILDPEQGPTLENLYPQASDSKIREILSRPEYAGLEFYITGDVAMNAAYNYIFTEDTAIGTLLTLAMLAVMSALLFRVSWLGLLGPLAVVLLSTILVLAVMGIFGWVIGLFFGIVPTLLCAVGVAQSVHIILEFQRELAVTGDRKKSVEKAIGKVGGACLLAALTTAFGFLVMSVSHLKVLSEMAMYAAAGVMFTLIFSISLLVVFLAGGKKSASKKPAALGVNRWVLAAVQWCIRQNLSRPKTLLGMGGAVIVVSVAGLSLLRTDFNFLTEFKPHVEWRQHTEKAESVMGGILNFAYLIDTGKADGVKDPELLHALDRLQQYAESLPRVKKTYSVVDIQKDLNRSFHGDDKSWYRVPDDRALIGQYFLVYEISGGKELEDFVSRDYATAVLELRIEIMESSEVRKIMNAIDQYLEENPLPGADVRKTGIGLMWIKIADYIADTQLYGYSLIFVGIALFLCIAFGSIKVGLLTMIPNILPVVAVMGLMGWLDMHLDYMKLLLATIAIGIAVDDSIHLVTRFRHRFKETGNYAKAMEQALEDVGPALIITTLILLGAFACYQFSNMAVIADFGLLLSVSIASALIADLLFMPALLMLTKPFGKEHPAASDSD from the coding sequence ATGGCAAATCAGGCCACCAAATTGGTCGATATCGTCGACCAGCTCCTCGCCAATATCGCCCGCTGGGCGGTAAATCATCGCCTGTTGGTGGTGTTGTTCAGCCTTACCCTGCTTGGTGGCGGTCTGTTTTTTGCCGGCAAAGTACAGACCGATAACAGTCTCGACGCCTACTTTGATAAAGCCGACCCCGCCTACATCGCCTACGAGGAGTATCTCGATCAATTCCACTCCGACGAGGTCAGCTATCTGCTATACCGGGTGCCCGATCGCCCCCACGGCCCTTTTAATTATGAGGCCATGCAGCAAATCGCCAGTCTGACCGCCGCACTGGAAAATGAAGTGCCTTTCCTCCGGGAGGTTACCAGCCTCACCAACGTGGAATTCATTCGGGCCGATGGCGACAGTATTACCATCGACGAGCTGATGATCGACTTTCCCGACAATCAGAGCACCTTGCTGGAGTTGCGGGAGTCGGTACTCGACAAGCCCATTTATGTAAATTACCTGATCAATCAGGACGCAAGCTACGGCGCCATTATTCTCGAAATGTCGCGGAGCAGCGTCGACACCCTGGACGACATCATTCTCGACCCCGAGCAGGGCCCCACCCTGGAAAACCTCTATCCCCAGGCCAGTGACAGCAAAATACGCGAGATTCTGAGTCGCCCGGAGTATGCCGGACTGGAGTTCTACATCACCGGCGATGTCGCAATGAACGCCGCCTATAACTACATCTTCACCGAGGACACCGCCATCGGCACCCTGCTGACACTGGCCATGCTGGCGGTGATGTCCGCCCTGCTGTTCCGGGTCAGTTGGCTGGGGCTGCTAGGCCCCCTGGCCGTTGTGCTGCTCAGCACCATTCTGGTTCTCGCCGTGATGGGCATCTTCGGCTGGGTGATCGGCCTGTTCTTTGGCATTGTGCCGACGCTGCTATGCGCGGTGGGTGTGGCCCAGTCGGTGCATATTATTCTCGAGTTCCAGCGCGAATTGGCCGTGACCGGTGACCGCAAAAAATCAGTGGAAAAAGCCATTGGCAAGGTCGGTGGCGCCTGTTTGCTCGCCGCGCTGACCACCGCCTTCGGCTTTCTGGTCATGAGCGTCTCCCATCTCAAAGTGCTCAGCGAGATGGCCATGTATGCCGCTGCCGGGGTGATGTTCACCCTGATCTTCTCCATCAGTTTGTTGGTGGTGTTTTTGGCGGGCGGTAAAAAATCAGCAAGCAAAAAGCCCGCGGCCCTCGGGGTAAATCGCTGGGTGCTGGCAGCGGTGCAATGGTGTATCCGGCAAAACCTGAGCCGACCCAAAACCCTACTCGGTATGGGTGGCGCGGTGATTGTGGTCAGCGTGGCCGGGTTGTCGCTGCTGCGCACCGACTTTAATTTCCTCACTGAATTCAAACCCCACGTCGAATGGCGTCAGCACACCGAAAAAGCCGAGTCGGTGATGGGTGGCATACTGAACTTTGCCTATTTGATCGATACCGGCAAAGCCGATGGCGTAAAAGACCCTGAGCTGCTGCACGCTCTGGACCGACTGCAGCAATATGCTGAGTCGCTACCGCGGGTTAAAAAGACCTACTCGGTGGTCGATATCCAGAAAGATCTGAACCGGAGTTTTCACGGCGATGATAAAAGCTGGTACCGGGTACCAGATGACCGAGCACTGATCGGGCAATATTTTCTGGTCTATGAAATATCCGGCGGCAAAGAACTGGAGGATTTTGTCAGCCGAGACTACGCCACCGCCGTGCTGGAATTGCGCATTGAGATTATGGAGTCATCCGAAGTGCGCAAAATTATGAACGCCATCGACCAGTACCTTGAGGAGAACCCCCTGCCCGGCGCCGACGTACGCAAAACCGGTATCGGTTTAATGTGGATCAAAATCGCCGACTACATCGCCGACACCCAACTCTACGGGTACAGCCTGATCTTTGTCGGCATCGCGCTGTTTCTTTGCATTGCCTTTGGCTCGATCAAAGTAGGCTTACTGACCATGATCCCCAATATCTTGCCGGTGGTCGCGGTAATGGGCTTGATGGGCTGGTTGGATATGCACCTGGACTACATGAAGCTCTTGCTGGCGACCATCGCCATCGGTATTGCCGTTGATGACAGCATCCACCTGGTCACCCGCTTCCGGCACCGCTTCAAAGAGACGGGCAACTATGCCAAGGCCATGGAGCAAGCCCTGGAGGATGTCGGCCCGGCACTGATCATTACCACCCTGATATTGCTCGGCGCGTTCGCCTGCTACCAGTTCTCCAACATGGCGGTGATTGCCGACTTCGGCCTACTGCTATCGGTATCGATTGCCAGCGCACTGATTGCAGACCTGCTCTTTATGCCGGCACTGCTAATGCTAACCAAGCCCTTCGGCAAAGAGCACCCAGCCGCCTCCGATTCAGACTAA